In Magallana gigas chromosome 1, xbMagGiga1.1, whole genome shotgun sequence, the sequence ATACAACATCTTCTTACAAAAGGCTTTCGAGCAATAATTACTACATGCACCTCCTTTTACCAAATTTATATAGCAGTGCATTTATAAGCTTcaaccaatcgcaacttctcggacCTTTCCGACAGGCTCCGAAAAAACACCTCAAATGTATTACTTaagcgtccatgacaaccccctttTTAAAagacttgatataaatacaacacattttacgatctgttgagatgtaagctagacttcattgaataaatgatataccctaaaatataacacagaagtgacttataaggctgtctagccgatacttatttaaATGGGAAgtgactccattttgtataaaattccaaCATCCAGTAATGTTAATACAGTCGAGGTGTTTTTCGGAGCCTACCGGAAAGgtccgagaagttgcgattgaagCTTCAACGTGTTTTGAATGTTGCTTAGATACACAGTCACACATTTCCTCATAATTCATCCTTAATTTAAGTGGTCTTTCTTCTTTTCATCACCATTTAAAGAATAAGTAAAACGTCTATTTCTAATATGTTTATTGTAGAATTGAAAAATTCAAGtctaaaaacatatatataatataaaacaatgtcaaaatAGAAACTTTTACCCATTAAAATGGAATATTAAAGCAAAGTTAAAGCAATAATAACgcaaataaaaatcacaaatcaaaatatttgtatgGAATGATTAGAGAATAATTattgatcaaatgaaaaaaaaatgttgattagaATGAAACTAATTAGAgattagaaaaatcaaaataagaaaGTAACCATCACACagcagaataaaatcacaaaatcaaagtacatgGAATGATTAGAGAAACACattgattaaaatgaaaactactgattaaaaatgaaaatataaatggcATCCAGCACACAAtgtgaaataatgaaaaacttttgattaaaatgaaaatataaaagcaaCCAGCACACAATGGGAAATAAAGGCATCCGGCACACAATGGGAAATAATGaaaacttttgattaaaatgaaaatataaaagcaaCCAGCACACAATGGGAAATAAAAAGTCGCGAATTGgttattacatatacatgtatggtaatAAAAGCACTGTAGAAAAACTTAATTGTTATTTGTGCTAGAAAtggttatatataaagaatattaATTTACAGAGAATCAAACATTGACCGAACAGATTAAAGATGGTATTGTTGTGAGTTGGAAACTTCAAAGGTTACGAAAACAactgtaaaattaaatattaaatgtatactCACTTtctttaatgcaaaaaaaaaaaactttgtcaaaaattaaaatgatattgaaatataaagcttcatttaaaattaagaagtAGAAAACTTTAAGAACTTATACACTTTTTTGGCcagaaattaaaatgttatagaataaaaaaaacgtcttttaagattaaaaacaatcacatacctaggtatatatttatatagtattGTTAACATTCAGGAGAAAAGCTAACAGTTAGTATAAACTAAGATATTCTGTAAGCTAGTCTACACatttcaaataacatttccCCTTCTCTTTATATGCAGCTCTTCTAGGTAGAGCAgtgtagtttaaaaaaaaaatcttcaaaaccaTCAAACCCTCTTAATATTCATAGGGAGAAGCTATAGCTAACAGATTATTCTATACATAACAAAGTGACTCCACTGATGATGATAGCACCCACATGAGTAATTAAtcaaatgcaaagaaaatagctatacatgtattcaatctAGTCTAACCAAAAGTAAAAGAGAGGAAAGCCACATGTGTAGAGTATAATTAAAGCCTACTCAAAACCATATCTGATTGGGGGTCGTCTATTTCTTTGAGGGAGATTTCTAATTACAGGGGGGTGGGGacgattattttgttttttgacatttttgaaacataatttataacaattttgaaattttctgtaaattttttttaagaatctcataaatttccaaaatatgcccACTGAATATATTTATCTGGTTTGATGTATAAAGGATAAGTCCAGAgatacctaaaaaaaaaaaaaagagaaaggaATAATAAAGGGTACTAAAAAGATAATGTTCCTAATTAGGTTACTAAGTAGATGAGATCATGCATAGTAGTTTAAATTTCAGAGTAGAAATGGGTgacttcatcatcatcatcatcttcgaAATTAAATAATCGATTTCTAATTGTAtaagtttcaaaattttcccTCTCCGCTCTTGCTTTTTCAATTgccaattttcttttatataaaaaacataagtGAAAGCATGCATTAATATGCTATATATAAGATGCACAATTTACTACAGTGTAAAAAAGCAGGCATTACAGTCTAAATATAGCATGTATTAGTTTCTGCAGTAAGCAAAGCAATCTACAATATGCATATACTTTATACAGGtgggatatatatataaacatgcaatgctgtataaaataaatgtttctcACCATGTGGACTAGAAATTTgggtaattaaaaataataatacatttatttttttatcattcaatATCTGTACATCATACACTTTTAaggaaaaaatcaatgtaaaagaATTACAGATTTGAATACTTACTGATGACAATGGTCATGAGAGTGCTCATGTGGGGGCTATCATCACCAGTCGAGTCATTCTGTtataaagcaaattaaaaaaataagaatataaagaaaacaaagaaataataatcACACTATGTGCTTCATAGAAAAGTAAATATTAGTTCTTACTGTGTCGTCATGTGAAGAAGTTGAAGCAGatggtggggtgggggtggtgtGCGTGGTCAAAGAGCCATGTGTGGTTGAAGTGTGctgaaatatcaaatttaataaGTCAATTAAAGTCACATAAATTAAACATCTTTTCTTATAGGGATAATTTTACATATTCACACTGTACGATCAGTGCAAGTTTATCAAGGAATATAACTGTGGGCTTCCTAGAAATAAAAATTAGTGACAAATACTAATACTTACTGTGCTGATAGGCGAGGAAGGTGAAACAGGCAGAGGAGAGGAGCTGGTTGAAGTGCGctgaaatattaaattgaatCAGTCAATTAAAGTcgcataaaaaaaacccatgtttTACAGTGATAATTTTACAGATTCACACTGTAAGATCAGTGtaagtttattaaaaaataataatttaactgcatgtttcatagaaataaaaatttagtGACTAATACTTACTGTGCTGATAGGCGAGGAAGGTGAAGCGGGCAGAGGAGAGGAGCTGGTTGAAGTGTgctgaaatattaaatttaataagtCAATTAAACTCCCATAAATTAAACATCTTTTCTTATAGGGATAATTTTACAGATTCACACTGTAAGATCAATGCAAGTTTATCAAGAAATATAACTGTGCGCtttctagaaataaatattatttacaaatactaTTACTTACTGTGCTGATAGGCGAGGAAGGTGAAACAGGCAGAGGAGAGGAGCTGGTTGAAGTGTGctgaaatattaaattgaatCAGTCAATTAAAGTcgcataaaaaaaacccatgtttTACAGTGATAATTTTACAGATTCACACTGTAAGATCAGTgtaagtttattaaaaaaaaaataatataactgcATGcttcatagaaataaaaatttagtGACTAATACTTACTGTGCTGATAGGTGAGGAAGTTGAAGCGGGCATAGGAGAGGAGCTGGTTGAAGGGtgctgaaatattaaaaaaacatgttttacagtAATAATTTTACAGATTCACACGATGAGATCAGTGTaagtttataaagaaataataatataactgcatgtttcatagaaataaaaatttagtGACTAATACTTACTGTGCTGATAGGCGAGGAAGGTGAAGCGGGCAGAGGAGAGGAGCTGGTTGAAGTGTgctgaaatattaaatttaataagtCAATTAAACtcacataataaaacatgttctATTATTGCACAGATCAGTGTATCCTTATCTGTTATACAGTACTTTAAACAATTTGCATCATTTACATTCATACTTTGCAAACTAAGATAAATAGATAAAGTGAGAAATCTTAGTATTAATATAGAAGATCTTAAAAATTTACTTACACATTTAACATCATTCATGTACAGGGTGATGTCTCGTTTGCTCAAAATGAACTCATCGCTGCATAGCAGATTAGTGTCATCAACGTATATAACTTGTATATTGTGCGCACATCTGAGAtcaatcaccccccccccatcccaaAATGGGCAAATCGCAAGAAGGCATCGTCGATGCAACCATTGTACAAACCATCCCCGCGCCAATTACAGACTCCATTGTTGCAGATTTCCCCAAGGTTGAACCCCCCCACAGCCAAGAAacataaagataaataaaatatgatggTGATCATTTTTGTACCGCCTGATTCATCGATGGGTTAATTCTAGAGGTCGCTTTTTCCCGGAAATAAAAAGTAAGCTTATCgcttatattttgaaaatcaaacccgatgaaaattatttttgaagtgaaataaagtaaattacaaatcaaatgaataaaaaagtgTTCTATTTATATCATgttttacaaaaaggggggttgtcatgcacttctaggtaatacattcgaggtgtttttccgagcttgccggaaaggttCGAGAAGATCCGATTGACTGTTCATACACATAAATTATTTACCTTTTAACCTAAAGTGAGATAACTCTAATTCGTTTACCAAAAGGCATACAACTAGCTAGACTAACAACAACAATGATGCAATTCTTTCAAATTTATAATCTTTTaatgattgtacatttttttttttacaaattactaTAGTGATTAGTGCTGATATTCAGGATATTCAGGACAGTCCCAGCTGTGATTTGTAGTTCCTTCACTGAAACTATACAgggaaaagaaaaatcaaagcatATAATCTACTTATATATAGTATTCGTTTCTATCTACTAATACAGCATAGacgtcgacccccccccccccccttttttttcgCTGCTGTACAGTATTGATTTTACATAAGTATAAAATGTCTTCTACTTACTTTATTGATTATATTCTTTTCCCCAGTTTTCCCCATCAATTTTGAGCTCCTTATACTGGGGGAGGGTGGTATTCCCCCCTTTGCAAAACTACTCTCTTGCCTTTACAGAGGACAAATATTCCTCACATTCCTTGCAGAAAGTGCGCCCCTcactttttttaatctttttaatcaTCAAATTAACATATTAGGACATTTAATGGGAAAAAGGGGTGGTTGTGTGTGATCGTGAGACAATGCAGAAGTGTATATGATTgacaatttcatttcatattaaatCGATCTATCATCTGAAGATCAAAAACAAAGATGTGTAATAAAAAAACATCTTCCTATATAATGGGTTGAAaaaactttgtttctgtacatCTCGtcaaagatctttttttttattgtgattgGAAATGGCAGCAAAAGCACAGTGAGGTTTGAAACAGAATTGTCTCCAGATGGAGAAACTCCCCAATTCACTCTAAAAGAGAGTGATCAATACAGGAAAGGGCACTATGCCCTTCAAATGACATTCTTCAGAGGAAAGGTCTACATTCACGTACAGGGTAAGAATTTATCTTTatcatagtttaaaaaaatatattgaatcaaaGATTTAAAAGTTGGGCTGTTATAAAGTATTAAGTTTTGACTCCTCTATAGAAATGACTATATTTACGCAcaggataaaatttaaaatcccccctctctctctctctctctctctctctctctctctctctctctctctctctctctctctctcaatttaaaaatcataaaatttaaaacataccttatttgtatttaaaaattctgtAACCAATCGTTCAACATTTcactttaataaaaatttgaatgattgtagttaaattattaatttttgtttaaacaacttagtataaaatatatatcaaacttATATCAACCAATGCACCAACGAGTAATACCTCTATGAACATTGTAAATAACtaacatttactttttttctttttaaaaagacaatCATAAAGGGAAACAAGTCTCCCTCCCACTTGACGTCTTTGATGCCCTATGGGTCATTAGAGAGGACATAAAGGCCGGCACGGACCTCTTGCGAAATTTGGCATCTCCACCAAGTCCGCCTTTGGTTAGTTATTACTtactttataattttctttttacttaaattaggatttaaaaaataagaaatactaTATTTGAAATGAATGACTTAAgatacatgaaatatgtttcaGATGACTATTGCTCCGCCTAAGAAGCGGAGAGTTGAGCTAAAAAAGCGTGCGATTCCGCTTGATGACAGTGCCGATGAACTTATCATCTAactaaaaaagaagaaaataatatgTTATAAACATTTATTGCAATAAATTTATGGAAAACAAAGTTTgtccttttcattcattcataattttaaaatgtccgTACGAATAGCTTTCAACCCCATGAGGTGCTAACCAGTATCGTTTATCATCAAATGGTgagagagatattttgtttatagatTTGAGATAAAGATTATGGTTTTCACTTCGAATTGAACGCATTTGATGTCTCTCCATTTCATCACTAAAAAGACAGCCCAGGTACAATTCATACGAGAGTTCTTTGTTAGCCACAGATTTGGAAACACCTTTGGCTTTCTTGACTTCACTCCGTTTTTCATCGTGAATGATAAAAGAATACATTTTTGCGCGTAAGCCTATAAATCCCTTCACTGGATTccctgtcaaaaaaaaatatatatataaattcatatgCTAGATGTTtagttcaagaaaaaaaaaatgttttcttatgAATTGAATAACTACATACCATTTGTTTCATCTTTCATTTTACCAACCACTTTCTTGTTTTTTTcactaaaaagaaaatgttctgTAGGATAATTGGAAGTGTCGAACAAATCTAGATGTTTATGCATCTCCACATAAAGATCTCGTACTTCAAACCtaagaggaaaaaaaaatacttaacattttcacaatatttatacgaatttttttcaacaaagtaATCTATTGctttattttacctgtaaaAGAGAGAGTCCGTATCAGTCATTAGCAATTTTGCATTCTCcccaaatttttgttttaaaaatcataatgaaatTCATACATGAAGAGTTTGGAGAGGTCCAATATTGTCATCCCAGTATAAATAGGCTTGTTTAAcaaaagttttactttcttGTTTTTAACTCCAACAAgatgtttattaaaaatgctGAAAGTCTCAAAACTGGGCTTGCTGACAAGCTTCTGGAGTTGCTTTTTCGTATGTACAATGTTGAAATTCAGTCTAGTTCGAATGTTTTCCATGGTTTTCCTAAAATTaggtataaaataaaaatatattcagcAAGATGTAAAACGATCGAAGATACAATGAGCATGATGATTTCTTACATGTAACATACCCGAAAACAATGTTGTTGTAGGCTTTGTAAAGTGACACTTCAAAGTCATTCTGCGCTTGCTGTCTCATTCTAGTGTTAAACTCGATGTAAGGTTTGAGCCATGCCCTCTGATCGAAGCTTATTGCtcgatgtattttttttaaaactagtcCATGCTGAAGATAAAATTGAAGATTTCTATAATGAACAACATATTTGTCCTTACTTCGAAGGGTTGGAACCAACTTCTGTGATATTTCTCCtccaattttttgtttatg encodes:
- the LOC105339688 gene encoding uncharacterized protein isoform X2, with amino-acid sequence MNDVKCHTSTSSSPLPASPSSPISTHTSTSSSPLPASPSSPISTRTSTSSSPLPVSPSSPISTHTSTTHGSLTTHTTPTPPSASTSSHDDTNDSTGDDSPHMSTLMTIVIIHMVRNIYFIQHCMFIYISHLYKVYAYCRLLCLLQKLIHAIFRL
- the LOC105339688 gene encoding uncharacterized protein isoform X5: MSHFNQLLSSARFTFLAYQHTPFNQLLSYARFNFLTYQHTHFNQLLSSACFTFLAYQHTHFNQLLSSARFTFLAYQHTHFNQLLSSACFTFLAYQHTHFNHTWLFDHAHHPHPTICFNFFT
- the LOC105339688 gene encoding microtubule-associated protein RP/EB family member 1 isoform X4; amino-acid sequence: MNDVKCHTSTSSSPLPASPSSPISTHTSTSSSPLPASPSSPISTHTSTTHGSLTTHTTPTPPSASTSSHDDTNDSTGDDSPHMSTLMTIVIIHMVRNIYFIQHCMFIYISHLYKVYAYCRLLCLLQKLIHAIFRL
- the LOC105339688 gene encoding microtubule-associated protein RP/EB family member 1 isoform X3 codes for the protein MNDVKCHTSTSSSPLPASPSSPISTHTSTSSSPLPVSPSSPISTHTSTTHGSLTTHTTPTPPSASTSSHDDTNDSTGDDSPHMSTLMTIVIIHMVRNIYFIQHCMFIYISHLYKVYAYCRLLCLLQKLIHAIFRL
- the LOC105339688 gene encoding uncharacterized protein isoform X6 gives rise to the protein MSHFNQLLSSARFTFLAYQHTPFNQLLSYARFNFLTYQHTHFNQLLSSACFTFLAYQHTHFNQLLSSARFTFLAYQHTHFNHTWLFDHAHHPHPTICFNFFT
- the LOC105339688 gene encoding uncharacterized protein isoform X1; amino-acid sequence: MNDVKCHTSTSSSPLPASPSSPISTHTSTSSSPLPVSPSSPISTHTSTSSSPLPASPSSPISTRTSTSSSPLPVSPSSPISTHTSTTHGSLTTHTTPTPPSASTSSHDDTNDSTGDDSPHMSTLMTIVIIHMVRNIYFIQHCMFIYISHLYKVYAYCRLLCLLQKLIHAIFRL